In the genome of Candidatus Zixiibacteriota bacterium, the window GGAATGAACTATGTATACAAGAAAGCATTCTGGTTATCTGGTGACTTTGGGGGTCGTCCTTTTGCTGCTTGCGGGGCTAAATTGCAGTAAAGACTCGCCGCTGACCCCGGTGGAGAAGGCGCCGCCCAAAATCGGTTCTTCGCCTACGGTATTGGACATCTCTATCGGTATTGTCCTCAATCAATTGCAGGGGCATAATGCTTCTGTTTCGATATCTCTTGATTCTTTTTCTCTGGGTGATTCGATCGGTCTCGGCGGTTTTGACTTCCTAGTGGCTTATGATGCTTCGGCCCTGATCTTTATTAGTGCGGAGCCGGGCGCACTGATCGACAACGGCAAGTTTGAGTATTTCACCTATCGTTTTGGTCCCAACGGTAACTGCGGCGACAGTTGTCCGTCAGGTATGCTGCGGATCGTTGGTATGCGCGAATACAACAACGGCGTTATTAATCCCAATCATGTTGCGGGCCCGGGCGAACTGGTGAAGTTGAATTTCTTCATCAGCAACGACCGGACTCTGGAATGCTTCCTGCCAATTCAGTTTTATTGGCTGGACTGTGGCGATAATACTGTGGTGAATGATCAAAACACCCGCCTATTTCTCGCTAAGGCGGCATTTGATTATAATGGATATGAGTTGAAAACCGATCATTTCTCCGACTATTCTCTCCCGGCCGACAGCTGCCTTGCGTCCGACACGGCTAATCCATCTCAAACAGTTTGGGAGCATTCGATAATATATCATAATGGCGGCATTCAAATTATATGTGACGATCCAATCGACGCTCGCGGAGATATGAATCTGAACCATATTCCGAATGAAATCGGTGATGCCATGGTTTTGACCAACTACTTCATCAATGGTTATGCGGCCTTCACGAT includes:
- a CDS encoding T9SS type A sorting domain-containing protein, with amino-acid sequence MYTRKHSGYLVTLGVVLLLLAGLNCSKDSPLTPVEKAPPKIGSSPTVLDISIGIVLNQLQGHNASVSISLDSFSLGDSIGLGGFDFLVAYDASALIFISAEPGALIDNGKFEYFTYRFGPNGNCGDSCPSGMLRIVGMREYNNGVINPNHVAGPGELVKLNFFISNDRTLECFLPIQFYWLDCGDNTVVNDQNTRLFLAKAAFDYNGYELKTDHFSDYSLPADSCLASDTANPSQTVWEHSIIYHNGGIQIICDDPIDARGDMNLNHIPNEIGDAMVLTNYFINGYAAFTINVEGQIAASEVNGDGIALSVADLVYLIRIIVGDALPLAKISPDMVAQFSTDGQVVRVNTPTPIGAALFVFDGQAYPALADAANGMEIKYGFVNNETRVLVYSMDRGRAINSGDVLNISDSATLRSVEAATYEGAILATNRSFQLPTEFGIQQNYPNPFNGTTTIIVAMPASDTLNVTIRDITGRQVIAWDGVFEAGYIPIVWGASNLPAGIYLCTATAFEKSATIQMILTK